A genomic window from Lasioglossum baleicum chromosome 7, iyLasBale1, whole genome shotgun sequence includes:
- the LOC143210999 gene encoding zwei Ig domain protein zig-8, translating into MALRWQARLSIAAILFMCTEDTLSLGDRAMDNMDRHQSQSRPRNQLLVDASGPKSKAEPTFDYTQNTNVTALIGKAAYLTCRVRNLGDKTVSWVRARDIHILTAGAYTYTSDQRFQALHGQNKGQNNEWSEWTLYIKWAQERDQGLYECQISTIPVKSHQFRLNVVVPTATILGGPDLYVGAGSTINLTCAIHFSSEPPAFIFWYYNENVLSYDSPRGGVSVITEKGGDITTSWLLIQTAQPSDSGEYRCKPSNANTASIKVHVLNGERPEAMQTGTAGPILSSSCLMVSLIILYISSV; encoded by the exons ACACGCTCAGCTTAGGGGATCGGGCGATGGACAACATGGATCGACACCAGAGCCAGAGTCGGCCGCGGAATCAGCTGCTGGTCGACGCGTCAGGGCCGAAATCGAAGGCCGAGCCGACGTTCGACTACACGCAGAACACGAACGTGACGGCGCTGATCGGGAAGGCAGCCTATCTGACGTGTAGAGTTCGGAATCTGGGCGACAAGACT GTATCCTGGGTCAGGGCGAGGGACATTCACATTTTAACGGCGGGAGCGTACACCTACACGAGCGATCAGCGATTCCAAGCGCTCCACGGGCAAAACAAGGGCCAAAATAACGAGTGGTCGGAATGGACGCTTTACATAAAGTGGGCGCAGGAGAGAGACCAGGGACTATACGAATGCCAGATATCGACCATCCCCGTCAAGTCGCATCAATTTCGCTTGAACGTCGTCG TGCCGACAGCGACGATACTGGGCGGTCCAGACCTGTACGTGGGCGCAGGTAGCACGATAAACCTGACGTGCGCTATACACTTCAGCTCGGAACCACCAGCCTTCATCTTTTGGTATTACAACGAGAACGTCTTGAGCTATGACAGTCCCAGGGGCGGCGTCTCGGTGATAACCGAAAAGGGTGGCGACATCACCACCTCCTGGCTCCTTATCCAGACAGCGCAACCCTCGGACTCTGGGGAGTACAGATGCAAACCCAGCAATGCCAATACGGCGTCCATCAAAGTTCATGTACTGAATG GCGAACGACCGGAGGCGATGCAGACCGGAACGGCGGGACCCATTTTATCCTCGAGCTGTCTTATGGTGTCTCTGATCATTTTGTACATATCGTCGGTGTAA